Proteins from a single region of Shinella zoogloeoides:
- a CDS encoding substrate-binding domain-containing protein — protein sequence MRFATTLALMTGLIAGYALAADGVTTGPNGETPTAAGTVTLTAEEEQKIKDGKFTAALVWHEMSEYTNAVNAGAQDEFKRLGIEVVAQTDAGFDAARQKADVETVLAKKPSIIVSLPVDPASAAPVYDPARAAGVKLAFVDNSPAGYAHGKDYVTIVSDDLFQMGSKAAVAMADALGKKGKVGYIFHDADFYVTNQRDQAFKKTIEQDYPDMKIVAEQGMADPARSEEIAQAMVTQHPDLDGIYVTWAEPALSVLAALRSAGNTHTKIVTLDLNEPAALDMVKGGSVAALVADEAYDIGVTAARSAAGAMLGKEAAPFLVVDSLAVTKDTVKEGWKTSLNKDVPQSITDALK from the coding sequence ATGCGTTTTGCAACGACACTCGCCCTGATGACCGGCCTCATCGCCGGCTACGCCCTTGCCGCCGACGGTGTGACGACCGGCCCGAACGGCGAGACCCCGACGGCCGCAGGCACCGTCACGCTTACCGCCGAGGAAGAGCAGAAGATCAAGGACGGCAAATTCACAGCCGCCCTCGTCTGGCACGAGATGAGCGAATATACCAATGCGGTGAATGCCGGCGCGCAGGACGAATTCAAGCGCCTCGGCATCGAGGTGGTCGCGCAGACCGATGCGGGCTTCGACGCCGCGCGCCAAAAGGCCGATGTCGAGACTGTGCTGGCGAAGAAACCGTCGATCATCGTTTCCCTGCCGGTCGACCCGGCAAGCGCCGCGCCGGTCTACGATCCGGCCCGCGCGGCGGGCGTCAAGCTTGCCTTCGTCGACAATTCGCCGGCTGGCTACGCGCATGGCAAGGATTATGTGACCATCGTTTCCGACGATCTCTTCCAGATGGGCAGCAAGGCCGCCGTCGCCATGGCCGATGCCTTGGGCAAGAAGGGCAAGGTCGGCTACATCTTCCACGATGCCGATTTCTACGTGACCAACCAGCGCGACCAGGCCTTCAAGAAGACCATCGAGCAGGACTATCCCGACATGAAGATCGTCGCCGAGCAGGGCATGGCCGATCCCGCCCGCAGCGAGGAGATTGCGCAGGCGATGGTCACGCAGCATCCCGATCTCGACGGCATCTATGTCACCTGGGCGGAACCGGCGCTGAGCGTGCTCGCCGCCCTGCGCTCGGCCGGCAACACGCATACGAAGATCGTCACGCTCGACCTTAACGAGCCGGCGGCGCTCGACATGGTCAAGGGCGGCAGCGTCGCGGCGCTGGTGGCGGACGAGGCCTATGACATTGGCGTCACGGCGGCCCGTTCGGCGGCAGGCGCGATGCTCGGCAAGGAGGCTGCGCCCTTCCTCGTCGTGGATTCCCTCGCCGTCACGAAGG
- a CDS encoding substrate-binding domain-containing protein — protein sequence MTKWLTGALTAGLILNAGIAIAQTVGPAGEAATPSAEVALTDADIAALKDKGYKAALLWHTSSDFTNAVGQGATDEFKRAGIEIAVTTDAQFDAARQRSDIETALAAKPNVILALPLDPVTSAEAFRQAVTDGAKLVFLSNVPKDYKHGAEYAAIVTDDLYQMGKQAADALAKSIGGKGKVGYIFHDATYYVTNQRDQAFKTTIEKDYPEIKIVAEQGISDPARAEELASAMLLQNPDLDGIYVTWAEPADGVLAALRSAGNTKTKIVTLDLAEPVALDMVKGGNVTALVADKAYELGRAMAAAGMKSLLGQETPAFVVAPALTVTKENVSQGWKDSLNRDAPQSVLDAAK from the coding sequence ATGACGAAATGGCTGACCGGGGCATTGACCGCCGGTCTTATCCTGAACGCCGGAATTGCCATCGCCCAGACGGTCGGCCCGGCCGGCGAGGCGGCGACGCCGAGCGCCGAGGTAGCGCTGACCGACGCCGATATCGCGGCGCTGAAGGACAAGGGCTACAAGGCCGCGCTGCTTTGGCACACGTCCTCGGATTTTACCAATGCGGTCGGTCAGGGTGCGACGGATGAGTTCAAGCGTGCGGGCATCGAGATTGCCGTGACGACGGACGCCCAGTTCGACGCCGCCCGCCAGCGCAGCGACATCGAGACCGCGCTTGCGGCCAAGCCTAATGTCATCCTCGCTCTCCCGCTCGATCCGGTGACATCGGCCGAGGCGTTCCGCCAGGCCGTCACGGATGGCGCCAAGCTGGTCTTCCTGTCGAACGTGCCGAAGGATTACAAGCACGGCGCGGAATACGCCGCCATCGTAACCGACGACCTCTACCAGATGGGTAAGCAGGCAGCCGACGCGCTGGCCAAGTCCATCGGCGGTAAGGGCAAAGTCGGCTACATCTTCCACGACGCGACCTACTACGTCACCAATCAGCGCGACCAGGCCTTCAAGACGACCATCGAGAAGGACTATCCCGAGATCAAGATCGTCGCCGAGCAGGGCATTTCCGACCCGGCACGCGCGGAAGAGCTCGCCAGCGCCATGCTGCTGCAGAACCCCGATCTCGACGGCATCTACGTGACCTGGGCCGAGCCGGCGGACGGCGTGCTCGCCGCGCTGCGCAGCGCAGGCAACACCAAGACGAAGATCGTGACGCTGGACCTTGCCGAGCCGGTTGCGCTCGACATGGTCAAGGGCGGCAATGTGACCGCGCTCGTCGCCGACAAGGCCTATGAGCTCGGCCGTGCCATGGCCGCCGCCGGCATGAAGTCGCTGCTCGGGCAGGAGACGCCGGCCTTTGTCGTCGCCCCGGCGCTGACCGTCACCAAGGAAAACGTCTCCCAGGGCTGGAAAGACTCGCTGAATCGCGATGCGCCGCAATCGGTGCTCGACGCCGCGAAGTGA